The Streptomyces sp. NBC_01275 genome has a segment encoding these proteins:
- a CDS encoding ricin-type beta-trefoil lectin domain protein translates to MSRRSGGRLLRLLATIVLTVTASVTASAHSTASAAPGSPALTPPLGWNSWNSFGCGVTEAQVRQAADAMVSSGMRDAGYRYVVVDDCWFDPQRDAAGNLRANPTKFPGGMKALGDYIHGKGLKFGIYQVPGERTCAQTSGAYPGSTGSRGHEAQDAATFAAWGVDYLKYDWCSSSGTRDEQVARFTLMRDALRATGRPIVYSINPNSFHAITGATYNWGEVADLWRTTEDLLDIWQNGNTNSYPMGVGNVLDVTAPLAAQSGPGHWNDPDMLVVGRPGLSLTESRSHFALWALLAAPLMAGNDIRTMSADVSAILRNPRLLAVNQDQSGAGGRRVRDDGSTEVFAKPLSDGSVAVGLFNRGGSTAAVSATAAQVGLSGGPFTLTDLWTGGTSSTAGQISASVPAHGVAVFRVSGGSPLTATVSRLRGNGSGRCVDVDNASTAAGATVLLWDCHTAANQLWTTWAGGEIRVFGDKCLDAYNQGTTDGARVITWPCNGQDNQKWSAGSDGSIRNVHAGLCLDVDRAGTANGTPLVLWTCNGQANQKWTRV, encoded by the coding sequence GTGTCCAGACGGTCAGGCGGACGACTGCTCCGCCTCCTCGCGACCATCGTGCTGACGGTCACCGCGTCCGTGACGGCTTCCGCCCACTCCACTGCTTCGGCCGCGCCCGGCAGCCCGGCGCTCACTCCACCGTTGGGCTGGAACAGCTGGAACAGCTTCGGGTGCGGGGTCACGGAGGCACAGGTCCGCCAGGCCGCCGACGCGATGGTGTCCTCGGGGATGCGGGACGCCGGATACCGGTACGTGGTGGTCGACGACTGCTGGTTCGACCCGCAGCGTGACGCGGCGGGCAACCTGCGGGCCAACCCGACCAAGTTCCCTGGTGGGATGAAGGCGCTGGGGGACTACATCCACGGCAAGGGCCTGAAGTTCGGCATCTACCAGGTGCCCGGCGAACGCACCTGCGCGCAGACCAGCGGCGCCTATCCCGGGTCGACGGGCAGCAGAGGCCATGAGGCCCAGGACGCCGCCACGTTCGCCGCGTGGGGCGTCGACTACCTCAAGTACGACTGGTGTTCCTCCAGCGGCACTCGTGACGAGCAGGTCGCGCGGTTCACGCTGATGCGCGACGCCCTGCGCGCCACGGGGCGGCCGATCGTCTACAGCATCAACCCCAACAGCTTCCACGCCATCACCGGCGCCACGTACAACTGGGGCGAGGTCGCCGACCTGTGGCGGACGACCGAGGATCTGCTCGACATCTGGCAGAACGGCAACACCAACAGCTATCCGATGGGCGTCGGCAACGTCCTGGACGTCACCGCGCCACTGGCGGCGCAGTCGGGTCCAGGGCACTGGAACGACCCGGACATGCTGGTCGTGGGTCGTCCCGGCCTGTCACTGACCGAGTCCCGCTCGCACTTCGCCCTGTGGGCGCTGCTGGCTGCCCCGCTCATGGCCGGCAACGACATCCGCACCATGTCCGCCGACGTGAGCGCGATCCTGCGCAACCCGCGTCTGCTGGCGGTGAACCAGGATCAGTCGGGCGCGGGCGGGCGCAGGGTGCGCGACGACGGCAGCACCGAGGTGTTCGCCAAGCCGCTGTCCGACGGCTCGGTAGCGGTGGGCCTGTTCAACCGGGGAGGCAGCACCGCGGCGGTCAGTGCGACAGCAGCTCAAGTCGGCCTGTCCGGCGGGCCGTTCACCCTCACCGATCTGTGGACCGGCGGCACGTCGAGTACGGCGGGCCAGATCTCGGCGAGCGTCCCCGCGCACGGCGTGGCCGTGTTCCGCGTGAGCGGTGGCAGCCCGCTGACCGCCACCGTGTCGCGGCTGCGTGGCAACGGGTCCGGCCGCTGTGTGGACGTGGACAACGCCTCCACCGCCGCCGGGGCGACAGTACTGCTCTGGGACTGTCATACGGCCGCCAACCAGCTGTGGACCACGTGGGCCGGCGGAGAGATCCGCGTCTTCGGCGACAAGTGCCTGGACGCCTACAACCAGGGCACCACCGACGGCGCCCGTGTCATCACCTGGCCCTGCAACGGCCAGGACAACCAGAAGTGGTCCGCCGGTTCCGACGGGTCGATCCGCAACGTCCACGCCGGGCTGTGCCTCGACGTCGACCGGGCCGGCACCGCGAACGGGACCCCGCTGGTGCTGTGGACCTGCAACGGCCAGGCCAACCAGAAGTGGACCCGCGTGTGA
- a CDS encoding PHB depolymerase family esterase, whose protein sequence is MTRTRSLLWSAVVAVVVVLSMGGMALGRGQGENTPRTVSATTAASAGAAAPTAGCGKAPALTSGTHTIQSGGKNRNFILRVPDGYDRNRAYRLVFGFHWLGGTSTDVATGRTVETGTWAYYGLQRLANNSTVFVAPQGLDNGWANAGGEDVTFVDDMIRRLETDLCVDTTQRFALGFSYGAAMSYALACSRATVFRAVAVQSGGQLSGCSGGTQPIAYLGVHGLRDNVLGISGGRALRDRFVRNNGCAAQNPPEPAQGSLTHRVTAYSGCSAGHPVAWAAFDEGHIAAPQDGAAGDSGSRTWVPQEVWKFFTQFQTSNPSPGRRPAGSPAASVPGAPA, encoded by the coding sequence ATGACGAGGACAAGATCCCTCTTATGGTCCGCCGTGGTCGCGGTGGTGGTCGTCCTGAGCATGGGAGGCATGGCACTGGGCCGCGGCCAGGGCGAGAACACCCCGCGCACGGTCTCCGCCACGACGGCCGCATCCGCCGGCGCCGCTGCCCCGACCGCAGGGTGCGGCAAGGCTCCCGCCCTGACGAGCGGAACGCACACGATCCAGAGCGGCGGCAAGAACCGGAACTTCATCCTGCGCGTCCCCGACGGCTACGACCGCAACCGCGCCTACCGGCTGGTCTTCGGGTTCCACTGGCTGGGCGGCACCTCCACCGACGTCGCCACCGGCCGCACCGTGGAAACGGGCACCTGGGCCTATTACGGGCTCCAGCGACTGGCGAACAACAGCACCGTCTTCGTCGCACCCCAAGGCCTCGACAACGGCTGGGCCAATGCCGGCGGGGAGGACGTCACCTTCGTCGACGACATGATCAGGCGCCTCGAGACGGATCTGTGTGTCGACACGACACAGCGCTTCGCCCTGGGATTCAGCTACGGAGCCGCCATGTCGTACGCCCTGGCCTGTTCCCGCGCGACGGTCTTCCGCGCGGTCGCGGTCCAGAGCGGCGGGCAGCTGAGCGGATGCAGCGGTGGTACCCAGCCCATCGCCTACCTCGGGGTGCACGGCCTCAGGGACAACGTCCTCGGCATCTCCGGCGGACGGGCGTTGCGGGACAGGTTCGTCAGGAACAACGGCTGCGCCGCCCAGAACCCGCCGGAACCGGCGCAGGGCAGCCTGACGCACCGGGTCACCGCCTATTCGGGTTGCTCGGCCGGGCATCCGGTCGCCTGGGCCGCGTTCGACGAAGGACACATCGCCGCTCCGCAGGACGGGGCCGCGGGTGACAGCGGATCCAGGACCTGGGTGCCGCAGGAGGTCTGGAAGTTCTTCACGCAGTTCCAGACCTCCAACCCGTCCCCGGGCCGGCGGCCTGCCGGGTCACCAGCAGCGTCGGTGCCTGGAGCACCGGCCTGA
- a CDS encoding glycoside hydrolase 43 family protein, translating to MSWTYQPLSRRRALTAATGLAAGALLPPTAAPGTASAQGPALATAADFTNPVIWQDFADIDVIRVGDTYYASASTMHYSPGAPVLRSYDLVDWEIAGHSVPVLDFGAKYDLNGARGYVRGIWASSLAYRPSNRTFYWLGQIDFARTYVYTATAAEGPWSRLTTISTPYYDAGLLVDNDDTLYVAYGNSTISVAQLSPDGRTQVRTQQVFTTPSSVGTLEGSRFYRINGQYYIFLTRPANGQYILKSSSGPFGPYTMRQVLLDLRGPIPGGGVPHQGGLVQTQNGAWYYLAFVDAYPGGRAPALAPITWTSDGWPVVQLVNGAWGLTYPSPAVPPPPREVTPMIGVDTFDGTALKPRWEWNHNPDNTKWSVNNGLTLRTATVTDDLYWARNTLTHRIQGPASTATVQLDHTAMRDGDRAGLALLRDSSAWIGVKRDGAGTRVVMVNGLTMDTNWNTTGTGTEVASAAVSGSRIWLRASADIRPGAGRLGTFSYSTDGTTFTRLGPAFSLGNDWRFFMGYRFALFNHATQALGGSVRVARFELTTP from the coding sequence ATGTCATGGACCTATCAACCTTTGTCCCGTAGGCGCGCACTGACGGCCGCCACCGGCCTGGCCGCCGGCGCCCTGCTTCCTCCGACAGCGGCCCCCGGCACCGCTTCCGCCCAAGGGCCGGCCCTCGCAACCGCGGCGGACTTCACGAACCCGGTGATCTGGCAGGACTTCGCGGACATCGACGTCATCCGCGTCGGTGACACGTACTACGCCTCGGCCTCGACGATGCACTACTCGCCGGGCGCACCCGTCCTGCGCTCGTACGACCTGGTCGACTGGGAGATCGCCGGCCACTCGGTGCCTGTCCTCGACTTCGGCGCCAAGTACGACCTGAACGGCGCCCGTGGCTACGTCCGGGGCATCTGGGCATCGTCGCTGGCCTACCGACCGAGCAATCGGACCTTCTACTGGCTCGGCCAGATCGACTTCGCCCGGACGTACGTCTACACCGCCACCGCTGCCGAGGGGCCGTGGAGCAGGCTCACGACGATCAGCACCCCCTACTACGACGCCGGGCTGCTCGTGGACAACGACGACACCCTGTACGTGGCGTACGGCAACAGCACCATCAGCGTGGCCCAGCTCTCGCCGGACGGCCGTACCCAGGTCCGCACACAGCAGGTGTTCACCACTCCGTCGAGTGTCGGCACGCTGGAGGGCTCCCGCTTCTACAGGATCAACGGGCAGTACTACATCTTCCTGACCCGCCCGGCCAACGGCCAGTACATCCTGAAGTCGTCGAGCGGCCCCTTCGGTCCGTACACGATGCGTCAGGTCCTGCTGGACCTGCGCGGACCGATACCCGGCGGCGGCGTCCCCCACCAGGGCGGACTGGTACAGACGCAGAACGGCGCCTGGTACTACCTGGCCTTCGTCGACGCCTACCCCGGCGGCCGGGCGCCCGCCCTGGCACCGATCACCTGGACGTCGGACGGCTGGCCCGTCGTCCAACTCGTCAACGGCGCATGGGGTCTGACGTATCCCAGCCCAGCCGTGCCCCCTCCGCCCCGCGAGGTCACCCCCATGATCGGCGTCGACACTTTCGACGGCACAGCCCTCAAGCCGAGATGGGAGTGGAACCACAACCCGGACAACACCAAATGGTCGGTGAACAACGGCCTGACCCTGCGGACCGCGACCGTCACCGACGATCTCTACTGGGCCCGCAACACCCTCACGCACCGCATCCAGGGCCCCGCCTCCACCGCCACGGTCCAGCTCGACCACACCGCGATGCGGGACGGCGACCGGGCCGGACTCGCGCTGCTGCGTGACTCCTCCGCCTGGATCGGCGTCAAGCGCGACGGCGCCGGGACGCGGGTGGTCATGGTCAACGGGCTGACCATGGACACCAACTGGAACACCACCGGCACCGGCACCGAGGTCGCGAGCGCGGCCGTGTCGGGCAGCCGCATCTGGCTGCGCGCGAGCGCGGACATCCGCCCCGGCGCCGGACGCCTCGGCACCTTCTCCTACAGCACCGACGGCACCACCTTCACCCGCCTCGGTCCCGCCTTCTCCCTGGGCAACGACTGGCGGTTCTTCATGGGCTACCGATTCGCCCTCTTCAACCACGCCACCCAGGCGCTCGGCGGCTCGGTGCGCGTCGCACGGTTCGAGCTGACCACTCCCTGA